From the Eleutherodactylus coqui strain aEleCoq1 chromosome 7, aEleCoq1.hap1, whole genome shotgun sequence genome, one window contains:
- the PGM2 gene encoding phosphopentomutase, with protein MAGKADVSVDDVLQEAAAAWLAWDKNPKTSALVKKAVSDGEKEELEKCFGSRMEFGTAGLRAAMGPGVSRMNDLTIIQTTQGFCRYLEKTICDLKERGVAIGYDARAHPASGGSSKRFARLAATAFVTQGIPVYLFSSITPTPFVPYTVTRFNLCAGIMVTASHNPKQDNGYKVYWENGAQIISPHDKGIARAIVENLEPWPQAWDDAIIDGSPLLKDPYSSINKDYFLDVQKHCYHRDLNKSTKLKFVHTSVHGVGHEFVQSAFKAFSFSPPFAVPEQKDPDPEFPTVKYPNPEEGKGVLKLSFELADKEGATVILANDPDADRLAVAEKQKSGDWKVFSGNELGALLGWWIFTCWKEKNPDSSGVKNVYMLASTVSSKILRAIAVKEGFHFEETLTGFKWMGNRAKELIDQGKTVLFAFEEAIGYMCCPFVLDKDGVSAAVIAAEMASYLATKNLTLSQQLDAIFNKYGYHISRNSYFLCYDQTTIRNLFDNLRNYDEDSKYPKLCGKFEVTGVRDLTTGFDNNQPDDKAILPTSKSSQMITFTFANGGVATMRTSGTEPKIKYYAELCAAPGNSDYNQLKKELNDLADAIEEHFFQPEKNKLQRKAD; from the exons ATGGCTGGGAAAGCAGACGTGTCTGTAGATGATGTGCTGCAGGAAGCTGCTGCGGCGTGGCTGGCCTGGGATAAG AATCCAAAAACCTCGGCTCTGGTGAAGAAGGCCGTGTCTGATGGGGAGAAAGAAGAGCTGGAGAAATGTTTTGGCTCCAGAATGGAGTTTGGTACGGCGGGGCTGCGAGCAGCGATGGGTCCCGGTGTATCTCGGATGAACGACCTTACCATTATCCAGACCACCCAG GGGTTCTGCCGATACCTTGAGAAGACCATCTGTGACTTGAAGGAGAGGGGTGTAGCAATCGGCTACGATGCTCGAGCTCATCCAGCGAGTGGAGGCAGCAGTAAGAG GTTTGCAAGGCTTGCCGCCACAGCCTTTGTCACTCAAGGCATCCCAGTCTACCTCTTCTCCAGCATCACGCCAACACCATTTGTG CCGTATACCGTGACTCGCTTCAATCTGTGTGCAGGAATTATGGTTACTGCCTCCCACAATCCAAAGCAAGACAATGGATACAAG GTTTACTGGGAGAATGGCGCTCAGATCATTTCTCCACATGATAAGGGCATTGCTCGGGCGATTGTGGAGAATCTGGAACCGTGGCCACAAGCCTGGGATGACGCTATTATTGACGGCAGCCCCCTCCTTAAAGATCCCTACAGCTCCATTAACAAAGATTACTTTTTGGATGTACAGAAGCATTGCTATCACAG AGACCTAAACAAGAGCACCAAGCTGAAGTTTGTGCACACATCAGTACACGGCGTGGGCCATGAGTTTGTGCAGTCTGCATTCAAGGCTTTCAGCTTCAGCCCCCCATTTGCTGTCCCAGAACAAAAAGACCCAGATCCAGAATTTCCTACAGTTAAATACCCCAATCCCGAAGAGGGTAAAGGAGTCTTG aAATTATCCTTTGAGTTGGCTGATAAAGAAGGGGCTACAGTTATCCTTGCAAATGATCCTGATGCTGACCGGCTTGCTGTAGCTGAGAAACAGAAGAG TGGTGATTGGAAAGTCTTCTCTGGCAATGAGCTTGGAGCACTTTTAGGCTGGTGGATCTTTACCTGCTGGAAAGAAAAGAACCCGGACTCAAGTGGAGTGAAGAACGTCTACATGCTGGCGAGCACGGTCTCCTCTAAGATACTCCGTGCCATCGCTGTCAAGGAAGGTTTTCACTTTGAG GAAACCCTTACCGGATTTAAATGGATGGGAAACAGAGCCAAAGAACTCATTGACCAAGGGAAAACTGTTTTGTTTGCATTTGAAGAGGCAATAG GCTACATGTGCTGCCCTTTCGTCTTGGATAAAGATGGAGTAAGCGCTGCCGTCATCGCTGCAGAAATGGCCAGTTACCTGGCAACGAAAAACCTCACCCTGTCCCAGCAGCTTGATGCCATTTTTAACAA ATATGGTTACCACATAAGCAGGAATTCCTATTTTCTGTGCTACGATCAAACTACTATCAGAAACTTGTTTGACAATCTACGGAACTACGACGAAGACTCCAAATACCCTAAACTTTGTGGTAAATTTGAGGTTACTGGAGTACGGGACTTGACCACGGGGTTTGATAACAACCAGCCTGATGATAAAGCT ATCCTCCCAACTAGTAAGAGCAGCCAAATGATCACTTTTACATTTGCCAATGGTGGAGTGGCAACCATGAGGACCAGTGGCACCGAACCAAAAATTAAATATTACGCAGAGCTGTGTGCTGCCCCAGGAAACAG CGACTACAATCAGCTGAAGAAGGAACTGAACGATCTGGCTGACGCCATTGAAGAACATTTCTTTCAACCAGAAAAAAATAAGTTGCAAAGAAAAGCAGATTAA